Proteins from a single region of Engystomops pustulosus chromosome 5, aEngPut4.maternal, whole genome shotgun sequence:
- the NEUROD6 gene encoding neurogenic differentiation factor 6 has translation MLTLPFDESVVMTESQLCRKYVRENEEQKTAKKVESCAKQIVSHGKNIKRTPEEETEQEEEEEDKDEEDENGLPRRRGPRKKKMTKIRIERIKIRRVEANARERGRMHGLNDALDNLRKVVPCYSKTQKLSKIETLRLAKNYIWALSEILRIGKRPDLLTFVQNLCKGLSQPTTNLVAGCLQLNARSFLMGQSGEAVHHSRSPYNSIYPPYHSPELSTPPGHGSLDNSKTGKPYNYCNAYESFYESTSPECTSPQFEGPLSPPSMNYNGIFSLKQEEALDYGKNYNYGMHYCAVPGRGPLGQSSMFRLPTDSHFPYDFHLRSQSLAMQDELNAVFHN, from the coding sequence ATGTTAACGCTTCCATTTGACGAATCTGTTGTGATGACGGAGTCGCAGCTTTGTAGAAAGTATGTACGGGAAAACGAGGAGCAAAAGACTGCAAAGAAAGTAGAAAGCTGTGCTAAACAGATCGTGTCCCATGGGAAAAACATCAAAAGAACACCTGAAGAGGAAACAGagcaagaagaagaggaggaggacaaggaTGAAGAGGATGAAAATGGATTGCCAAGGAGGAGGGGGCCAAGGAAAAAAAAGATGACCAAGATCAGAATAGAAAGGATTAAAATAAGACGAGTAGAAGCTAATGCAAGAGAGAGGGGGAGAATGCATGGTCTAAATGATGCCCTGGACAATTTAAGGAAAGTTGTTCCCTGCTATTCTAAGAcacaaaaactgtctaaaatagaAACTTTGAGATTGGCCAAAAACTATATCTGGGCTCTGTCTGAGATCCTGCGGATTGGCAAGAGGCCAGATCTACTCACCTTTGTGCAAAACCTATGCAAAGGTTTGTCCCAGCCCACCACAAACTTGGTGGCTGGGTGCCTGCAACTCAATGCCAGGAGTTTTCTCATGGGTCAGAGTGGCGAGGCAGTCCATCATTCAAGATCCCCATATAATTCTATTTACCCTCCATATCACAGCCCTGAGCTTAGCACCCCACCAGGTCATGGGAGCCTTGACAATTCCAAGACAGGAAAGCCGTACAATTACTGTAATGCTTATGAATCTTTTTATGAAAGCACTTCTCCTGAGTGCACCAGCCCTCAGTTTGAAGGTCCCTTAAGCCCTCCCTCCATGAACTATAATGGGATATTTtccctgaagcaagaagaggcctTGGACTATGGGAAAAATTACAATTATGGCATGCATTACTGTGCAGTGCCAGGCAGAGGTCCCCTCGGGCAGAGCTCTATGTTCAGGTTGCCTACAGACAGCCACTTCCCTTATGACTTCCATCTGCGCAGCCAGTCTCTCGCCATGCAAGATGAATTAAATGCAGTTTTTCATAATTAA